The genomic region TCGCTCACTCGTCAACTGCTCTTGGAGTGAACTCTTCCCTATAGGGCGCAGTAGTTACTTGAGGTTTGAGGGGTTTGACCATCGGCCTCTTATCACCTACTTTGGTAAGAGTTTGCCGAAGAGACGCGGGGTGTTCAGATTTAATAGGTCTCTTACTAAAAACCCAGAGATCGAAGGAGTTGTAGAAGAAGCATTGAACCATCTCCCCTCACTTCTGTTATCGATAAGCTGAACTCCTGCAGGAGGAGTATCATCAAATGGGCTAAAGAACAGAATGAGAAGAGTAATGTCATTATAGCAAAGGCGCAAAAGGAACTCGAAACTGCTCTGTCCTCTGCTGTCCCCGATCCCCATCTTATTGATACACTGACTACTACCCTAAGTTCAGCCTACAAAGAAGAGGAACAATTCTGGTTGCAACGTAGCAGAATTCAGTGGCTCAAAGAGGGTGATCGAAATACTGGGTTTTTCCACGCTATAACTAGACAGCGAAGACTGATCAACTCTTTCTCTGTTATAGAGAATAAACATGGTAATGAAGTTCATGATGAGGCACAGATTGCGACTGTGTCATTGCTGAGTACTTTCAGGAGATCTTCACCACCACAAGCGAGAATGACTTCTCTGCATTGTCTGCTATTCTATCCCGGAAAGTCACTGATGAGATGAACGAGTTCTTAACCACCATTCCAAGCGATTTGGAGATACATCAAGCAGTACTGTAGATCAATGGAGGAAAAGCCCCCGGACCCGACGGGTTCTCGACTAAGTTTTATCAGGCATATTGGCACATAGTTTCGGAGGATGTGTGCCGGGATATTAAGCAGTTCTTCATCTCTGATACGCTTCACCCGCAGCAAAACGAGACGCATATCCGCCTTATTCCTAAGATCACCGGACCACGCTCTGTCTCTGACTATAGGCCCATTGCTCTGTGCTCCACTCATTATAAGATTATTGCAAAAATCTTATCTAAGAGGCTCAGACCACTGCTGCCAAACCTCATCTCCACCTCACAGTCAGCGTTCGTTGCAGGAAGGGCGATAGGCGATAACGTGTTGATCACTCATGAGACATTGCACTTCCTACGAACCTCGGAGGCAAAGAAACGATGTGCCATGGCGGTAAAGACGGATATGAGCAAGGCCTACGATCGTCTCGAGTGGGGATTCATCGAGGCGAATCTTTCTCACATGGGGTTCGCGGAGCGATGGATTAATTGGGTAATGAGTTGCATTAAGACGGTCTCGTACTCTTTCTTGATTAATGGATCCCCACAAGGCATTGTTATACCATCCCGTGGAATACGGCAAGGCGATCCTTTATCACCTTATATCTTCATCCTTTGTACGCAAGTTCTCTCCTCTCTTTGTGATCACGCTATGGAGGATGGATCTTTGTCTGGAGTTAGAGTTTCGAGACACAGTCCGGCTGTGAAtcacctttttttttgctgacGATACAATGTTTTTCTGCAAGTCAAACCCGGCTACCGTCTCCACACTTGCAGCGATCCTGACCCAATATGAGACCTTGTCGGGACAGAAGATAAACTTTGCCAAATCCACTATCACCTTCTCAGCCAGAACTCCTCCGGAAGTGAAAATAGAGTAAAACAGGCGCTATCAATTGAAGCGGAAGGCGGTATTGGAAAGTACTTGGGCATACCCGAACTTTTTGGGCGTAGGAAGAGAGATATTTTTGCCTCCATTGTGGACAGAGTCCGGCAGAAAGCATTCAGTTGGACATCGCGGTTCTTATCCGGTGCTGGCAAGCAGGTTCTCCTCAAGGCTGTTCTTGCCGCAATGCCGTGCTATGCTATGTCGTGCTTTAAGATCCCACTATCATTGTGTAAACAGATCCAATCGGTTCTTACACGTTTCTGGTGGGATGCGAACCCGGAGAAGAGGAAAATGTGTTGGGTTGCTTGGGATACTCTAATCCTTCCGAAACATGCTGGCGGTCTAGGCTTTCGCGATATTGAGACATTCAATGATGCATTACTAGAAAAGATAGGATGGAGGTTACTCAAAGACCCGACATCTCTTGTGGCTCGGGTTTTACTTGGTAAGTATGCTTGGAATTCATCGTTTATGGACTGCAAGTCTCCGGCAGTGGCGTCCCATGGGTGGAGGAGTATTTTGGTAGGAAGAGAGCTTCTGCGGAAAGGACTCGGATGGATAGTTGGGAATTGAGAGAACGTTAGAGTCTGGCAAGACCCGTGGTTGAGCTGCGAAAAACCCCTTGTACCTATTGGCCCACCGTCTGTCTGCTCTATGGATCTTAGGGTCAGTGACCTGCGCTGTCCCCTCACTAATCAATGGGAATTGGATAAGATAAGAGAGTATCTCCCGCAGTATGAGAGTCAGATTTTGAGGATCTTCACCAGTTCTGCTCCTTCTTCTGATCATTTGGCGTGGTTGTGTGATAAGTCTGGCCGCTATAATACTCGATCAGGATATAGCGTGGGAATGATGAATGCTGTAAACTCCCCTATCATGCAACCTCTAGACTGGATGAAGACTGTGTGGAATGTTAAAACGGCTCCTAAAATCAAGGACTTCCTGTGGAGATTGGCGAGGAAGGCTATCCCTGTTAGTGAGAACTTGGCTACGAGAGGCGTTGCATCTTTCCCGTGTAAACTTGTAATGGGTTGGAGGACGATCTCCATGTCTTTCTACATTGTCCAATGGCGCTACAAGTGTGGGAACTCCTATCTATGGAGAGCGGAGTACTCATTGCTTCCACCTCCATTTACGAGCTCATGTCCTCCCTGCTTACAATCCAAAACCTTCCTCCTTATGGTGTGATAATACCATTGTGGCCTTGGGTGTTGTGGAACTTATGGAAGGCCAGAAATCATCTCTGTTTTGAGAACAGGAAATTCTCTGCCATAGAGATTGTTACCAAAGCAATTCGAGACGCTATGGAATGGCAAAAGACGCAGTTGGTAGACAATCCTCAGAGTGCTGATAATGTTCACCGACGCCAACTACTGCCGGCGCTCCCGAGTTCTGCTACTCCCAAGTGTTATGTTGATGCGGCGTGGGATGCCAGAACCGAAGCATGCGGGCTGGGGGGGAGTCTTCAGTGGACCTCCATCCTTTGATCGTCTCCCTCATTTGTCCGAATCCCGGACCCTAGTTTCTTCTGCATTGATGGCTGAGGCCCTCGCAGTTCGTTTGGCGGTCATGAAGACTGCGTTTTCAAACATGAAATCCTTGGTGATTCTCtctgactctctctctctcatcactCTGCTGAAAGGGAAGGACTCAAGACCAGAATTGTTTGGAATTCTGTTTGATATTTATCACTTCATTCCCTACTTTGATGCTATTTCCTTTTGTTATATCCCTCGCTTTCAAAACACTGAGGCCGATGGTGTTGCTAAATCTGCTCTAGTTTCTGTTATTGCTTCATTCTCCATTTCAGGAGTGTAAAACATTTTAGTTTGAATGAAAGTTcttgttgctcaaaaaaaagaTCCATATTTGTGTGACCACAATGATAAAGTATAGTGGGGTAATTTCGAACATAAATTACTTATCAGTTCAAAGCATTCCTACCATCAGAGCACCATCGGTTAGTATAGTATAGTTGATAATGATACATAggtatttattactttttagaGTAGCTAGTTACAGTCAGGAGTGTTAGTTTTTCTCTCTGGTTCAATAATCGAGACAACGTCGCCGCTGCTGCTTCTTGACGCCGGCAAGGCCTCTGGTCGCCGGCGTCGGGAGACTTGCTACATCTTTCTCATGGGTTTTCTCGCTCCAAGTCAAAGCTCTCGTCTTGTTTCTTGCTTCGCACTTACTCAATCAGTTTCTCTGGATCTGGTGTCGTCGATATTGGAGAAGATCTTCGTGGTCTCTGCTCCGGTTTTCAAGACCACTGGAACTGCATCGTTAATCGGGGTCTCTCGGAAAAGCTGTACACGGTTCACCTTTCACCTCCTTCCTTACTCTGAGCCCGGACTTCACATGCGCTCCAGATCTGAGAGGTCCTCCGTGGGATGTTCCGGATCTGAGCAGGATAAAGCTCAAAACTTAGCCATAAAGAGCATCTCAGGCCACCGCGGTGCATCATCTTCGAGTTATAAACGGGGTTCCGTTTCTCTTCTCGGTGGTTGCTCAACCCCCAACACTCCAATCATCACAGCCTTCTCTCCTCCATCTTGCGCCACCGACGAAGTGTACCTTCACGTTGCCGCACGCACTCTCCGTTCCAGCTCCGCCTCCCATCCTGGATCTAGGGTTTCTCCAGCCAGGCTGGTTGTTAATGGgccaaatttcaattgtttgtGGGCATGGCCCAGTACCACTAAGGAAGAAAGCGGTCATTTGCTTAGTCAATCAATACCCACTGGTTTGATTAGTTTGGCTAGTTTAAAGATTTCTAAGGGTTTCCTTGGGATCTATGTTATGCGCGTATTGCTATATCAATCTTATAGGATGAATTGTTCGGTGGTTTTACCGACTTTGCTACCGGTACTATCATCCTCTTCTACAAAGGAGAGAATCTTATTACCATGCCTCTTTTCTGTGAAAGGAGATGATTCCTCGGTTATTTTACCGAGAGTTTGCTTCAACTTACTCACCGGTTTGTCACTTTGCATAGCGGTCTGTACGGGATCTGAAGGTGCAAACGAGAAGACTACTTCGGTTCTTCTCGTTGGTGAGAGTTGGCTTTCAACATCACAATATAAGGTGACTAAATCCCAGCTGTATGACTTTGTCGTACATGCTTCCTCGACGCATCCAAGCTTTGGCTTGAATTCGCTGTCATCTTCTGATGAAGACTTATTATGTTTAATCTTAATTGCTGTTGTGGCTTATGTTTATTTTCCAAGAAGATGTCTAATTCTCTCTGGTTATTGTAGTTTTTCAAGTTGATTTAATGAAAGAAagtttgtgttcaaaaaaaaagaagatacataggtatttatttttaaaaattttgtttgaaaattatcTAAGAAATTAATTCATAACGATGCTTACCCATTTA from Raphanus sativus cultivar WK10039 unplaced genomic scaffold, ASM80110v3 Scaffold1799, whole genome shotgun sequence harbors:
- the LOC108844869 gene encoding uncharacterized protein LOC108844869 encodes the protein MDLRAHISPRPGSSLNSDRLLKVDIQYDGVENQQHFSPAFNIGSSQQTRIPAVLRLSDANEAGPSNVLVNTAKPPTSKAAGKRKVTKTTPKTPARRNNKAVLPGIKLKTTMVVAILLVTPLREVARIFGPLHLLFLSDYELELSRAGKPLYNSSSTGTDSVDLKVLESVTNLIDTEVTFKGASSFVSFIYGAPAVENRSAFWTKLSQVGLGRDSPWLLSGDFNEILDNSEKVGGPLRWEGSFTAFRSFVSQNGLWDLKHSGNKLSWRGNRYSHFIRSRLDRSLVNCSWSELFPIGRSSYLRFEGFDHRPLITYFGKSLPKRRGVFRFNRRSIIKWAKEQNEKSNVIIAKAQKELETALSSAVPDPHLIDTLTTTLSSAYKEEEQFWLQRSRIQWLKEGDRNTGFFHAITRQRRLINSFSVIENKHGNEVHDEAQIATVSLLSTFRRSSPPQARMTSLHFSEDVCRDIKQFFISDTLHPQQNETHIRLIPKITGPRSVSDYRPIALCSTHYKIIAKILSKRLRPLLPNLISTSQSAFVAGRAIGDNVLITHETLHFLRTSEAKKRCAMAVKTDMSKAYDRLEWGFIEANLSHMGFAERWINWVMSCIKTVSYSFLINGSPQGIVIPSRGIRQGDPLSPYIFILCTQVLSSLCDHAMEDGSLSGVRVSRHSPASNPATVSTLAAILTQYETLSGQKINFAKSTITFSARTPPEVKIEKRDIFASIVDRVRQKAFSWTSRFLSGAGKQVLLKAVLAAMPCYAMSCFKIPLSLCKQIQSVLTRFWWDANPEKRKMCWVAWDTLILPKHAGGLGFRDIETFNDALLEKIGWRLLKDPTSLVARVLLGKYAWNSSFMDCKSPAVASHGWRSILVGRELLRKGLGWIVGN